A genomic window from Silene latifolia isolate original U9 population chromosome Y, ASM4854445v1, whole genome shotgun sequence includes:
- the LOC141628474 gene encoding uncharacterized protein LOC141628474: MEYLSKILNVVAQQADFTFHPMCGHIQLNHLLFADDLLLFFKGTEVSIMWMLREFATFSTSSGLCLNREKIDIYFNGVTRDVIGNIVQVSGFRRGTLPFKYLGVPISSKKLTKLKELS; encoded by the coding sequence ATGGAGTATTTGTCTAAAATCTTGAATGTGGTTGCTCAGCAGGCTGACTTTACGTTCCACCCTATGTGTGGACATATTCAACTGAACCATCTTCTCTTTGCGGATGATTTGTTACTATTTTTTAAAGGCACTGAAGTTTCTATTATGTGGATGTTGAGAGAATTTGCAACTTTCTCAACATCTTCAGGTTTATGCCTTAATAGAGAGAAAATTGATATTTATTTCAATGGGGTTACAAGGGATGTCATTGGCAACATTGTTCAGGTCTCTGGTTTTAGGAGGGGGACACTACCATTTAAATATCTTGGTGTCCCTATATCCTCTAAGAAACTCACAAAACTGAAGGAGCTAAGTTAA